The following coding sequences lie in one Mucilaginibacter sp. KACC 22773 genomic window:
- a CDS encoding dihydroorotase, with amino-acid sequence MNLLIKSATILDPGSPFHQQIADILIENGVITRIADDIEADAKLIEAEGKYVSPGFFDLNCNIGELGLETKEDIASGTQAAAAGGFTGVAMMPNTANPVHSKAEVEYLINRSKGNLVDVYPLGTISHKREGKDLAEMYDMFLSGAKAFTDGNRPVQDAGLMERALLYAQGFDAMVFSYPEDTAIAGKAKVNEGEISTLLGMKGIPSLAEELMIARDLYLAEYTVSKIHFSTISTARSVELIREAKRKGLEVTCDVAAHHLILTDEALLGFDSQYKVKPPLRTRDDVKALIKGLKDGTIDAIVSQHTPHEIEFKDVEFEVAAYGMVGFQTVLPLALKAGLPVELLVEKLAINPREILGVAVPVIAEDEKANLVLFDIDTEWEYNSKSNMSKSINSPFIGDTLKGKVLLTFNNKQISK; translated from the coding sequence ATGAATTTGCTTATCAAATCTGCCACTATCCTTGATCCCGGATCGCCCTTTCATCAACAAATTGCCGATATTTTAATTGAAAACGGAGTTATCACCCGTATTGCTGACGATATTGAAGCTGATGCTAAGTTAATTGAAGCAGAAGGCAAATACGTTTCGCCTGGCTTTTTCGATTTAAACTGCAATATAGGCGAATTGGGGTTAGAAACAAAGGAAGATATAGCATCGGGTACGCAAGCCGCCGCCGCCGGAGGTTTTACCGGCGTGGCTATGATGCCTAATACCGCAAACCCGGTGCACTCCAAAGCCGAGGTTGAATACCTCATTAACCGTTCAAAAGGTAATTTGGTAGATGTTTACCCTTTAGGTACCATATCGCACAAGCGGGAGGGGAAAGACCTTGCCGAGATGTATGATATGTTCCTGAGCGGTGCCAAAGCTTTTACTGATGGTAACCGCCCCGTGCAGGATGCCGGTTTAATGGAACGTGCTTTACTGTATGCGCAAGGTTTTGATGCGATGGTATTCTCGTATCCCGAAGATACCGCTATTGCAGGCAAGGCCAAGGTGAATGAAGGCGAAATCAGTACCCTCTTGGGCATGAAGGGAATCCCCTCATTGGCCGAAGAACTGATGATAGCCCGCGACCTTTACCTGGCCGAGTATACCGTGTCCAAAATACATTTCAGTACCATATCAACTGCCCGTTCTGTAGAGCTTATCAGGGAAGCCAAACGAAAGGGGCTGGAGGTTACCTGTGATGTCGCCGCACACCATTTGATACTTACTGATGAAGCATTATTGGGCTTTGATAGCCAATACAAGGTAAAGCCACCCTTACGTACCAGGGATGACGTAAAAGCGCTTATAAAAGGCTTAAAAGACGGCACAATTGATGCCATTGTATCGCAGCATACACCGCACGAAATCGAATTTAAAGATGTGGAATTTGAAGTGGCAGCTTATGGTATGGTAGGTTTTCAAACTGTATTACCGCTTGCGCTTAAGGCCGGCTTGCCGGTTGAATTGCTGGTAGAAAAACTGGCTATCAATCCACGTGAAATACTTGGGGTAGCTGTGCCTGTAATTGCCGAAGACGAAAAAGCCAACCTGGTGCTTTTTGATATTGATACGGAGTGGGAGTATAATAGCAAGAGCAATATGTCAAAATCAATAAACTCGCCCTTTATTGGCGATACTTTAAAAGGAAAAGTGCTGTTAACATTTAACAACAAACAAATATCTAAATAG
- a CDS encoding twin-arginine translocation signal domain-containing protein, whose translation MERRNFIKNSAIASALVAAAPVNSFAILHKDLQPDDQTIGQGGYTYKADKGWAKISVNSHPLANCHEMVQDSKGRLIMLGDHTQNNILIFDKSGKLLDYWGTALPGGHGLTISKEGGEDFLLLTDCGWAVDKTGNSYGQSGQVLKTTVDGKLIFAIGHPRTIGVYKDNEPFKPTETAVAPNGDIYVADGYGSDYIIHYDSKGQYIRHFGGHNNANKDHNLVNAHGITVDTRDKNNPTLICTSREENCFKVFTMDGKFIKRIDMPGMYVCRAVIDDQNIYAGVCWSKDASGNRFDYSGFVTILDKDNKVVSNPGGAAPVYKNGVLQPTLQASSRIFQHGHDVCVDEDKNVYVCQWNAYHTAPVKLTRV comes from the coding sequence GCATCGGCACTGGTGGCTGCTGCCCCGGTAAATAGTTTTGCTATTTTGCACAAGGACCTACAACCCGATGACCAGACCATAGGGCAGGGTGGATACACCTACAAAGCCGACAAAGGCTGGGCAAAAATCAGTGTAAACAGCCATCCGCTGGCCAATTGCCACGAAATGGTCCAGGACAGTAAGGGGCGTTTGATCATGCTGGGCGACCATACCCAAAACAACATCCTCATTTTTGACAAATCGGGCAAACTGCTTGATTATTGGGGCACCGCATTACCAGGCGGCCATGGGCTAACCATCAGCAAAGAAGGGGGCGAAGATTTTTTACTGTTGACTGACTGCGGCTGGGCAGTTGATAAAACAGGCAACTCGTACGGGCAATCGGGGCAGGTGCTTAAAACCACTGTTGATGGTAAGCTGATATTTGCCATTGGTCACCCACGTACCATTGGTGTTTATAAAGATAATGAACCCTTTAAACCAACTGAGACGGCGGTTGCCCCCAACGGCGATATTTATGTGGCCGATGGTTACGGATCGGATTATATTATTCATTACGATAGCAAGGGGCAGTATATCCGTCATTTCGGCGGGCATAATAATGCCAATAAGGATCATAACCTGGTGAACGCGCATGGCATCACGGTAGATACGCGCGACAAAAATAATCCTACGCTCATTTGTACCTCGCGCGAAGAAAACTGCTTTAAAGTATTTACCATGGATGGTAAATTCATTAAGCGTATCGATATGCCGGGCATGTATGTTTGCCGGGCGGTAATTGACGATCAAAATATTTACGCCGGTGTTTGCTGGAGCAAGGATGCCAGCGGTAACCGGTTTGATTATTCGGGCTTTGTAACCATTTTGGATAAAGACAATAAAGTGGTATCAAACCCGGGCGGTGCCGCGCCTGTGTATAAAAACGGTGTTTTACAGCCTACTTTACAAGCGTCGAGCCGCATTTTTCAGCACGGTCATGACGTTTGTGTTGATGAAGATAAAAATGTTTATGTATGCCAATGGAATGCTTATCATACGGCTCCGGTGAAATTAACAAGGGTGTAA
- a CDS encoding OmpA family protein, which translates to MNYSTLKKTVALSFASLMVVGMANAQTDSTKTTTTTMSSETSTAKVFGGIGQYNTFSIGVSAGITDGLVPFTINTTNKFKADLGYGVYLRQQLSHTFSLQLDYLGGKVHGIDKDGTEKFGYTEYKTSFNSAALSGVFNIASVSFLHRKNSVNFYGSAGLGLDMYKVKENTPVGGSPVTNPWGDKTIKELFAPVGAGVKFRLSDALALNLGYTISFVQGYNFGAIHTYPQFSHYSYTYGGLEYTFGPKTKQNLTWVNPVAQMYDELYDAALRQEVEALKGRVTNVETAVNDLKKDSDGDGVADQFDKCPGTAAGSVVDGSGCVIVFPKPDSTLAGGKVVGTAYSNIQFEFDSSVLRTSSYPVLDATSADLRASGAKVEVDGFASSEGTAAHNLSLSKDRANSVKTYLVNSGVDAKKVKIKGYGETMPIADNSTEEGRVLNRRVQFKK; encoded by the coding sequence ATGAATTACTCTACATTAAAGAAAACAGTCGCATTATCGTTTGCGTCTTTGATGGTTGTAGGTATGGCTAATGCCCAAACCGATTCCACCAAAACAACAACTACAACAATGTCTTCTGAGACTTCTACCGCCAAGGTATTTGGTGGCATTGGTCAGTACAACACATTCAGCATTGGCGTAAGTGCCGGTATTACTGATGGGCTTGTTCCGTTTACCATTAACACTACTAACAAATTTAAAGCTGATTTAGGCTATGGCGTGTATTTAAGACAACAATTATCACACACTTTTAGCTTGCAGTTAGATTATTTAGGTGGTAAAGTGCATGGTATTGACAAGGACGGCACTGAAAAATTTGGCTACACCGAATACAAAACTTCGTTTAATTCAGCTGCGCTTAGTGGTGTTTTTAACATTGCAAGCGTTAGCTTCCTGCATCGCAAAAACAGTGTTAACTTTTATGGTTCTGCCGGTTTAGGTTTAGATATGTATAAAGTTAAAGAAAATACTCCCGTTGGCGGTAGCCCTGTAACTAATCCATGGGGCGACAAAACCATTAAAGAATTATTTGCTCCGGTTGGTGCAGGCGTAAAGTTCAGACTGTCTGACGCGTTAGCCTTAAATTTAGGTTACACTATTAGCTTTGTACAGGGCTATAACTTTGGCGCTATTCATACCTATCCGCAGTTTAGCCACTACTCTTATACCTATGGTGGTTTAGAGTATACTTTTGGCCCGAAAACCAAACAGAACCTAACATGGGTTAACCCGGTTGCTCAAATGTATGACGAATTATACGATGCAGCTTTACGCCAGGAAGTTGAAGCTTTAAAAGGCCGCGTTACCAATGTGGAAACTGCGGTTAACGACCTGAAAAAAGATTCGGACGGTGACGGTGTTGCCGATCAGTTTGACAAATGTCCAGGTACTGCTGCAGGCAGCGTAGTTGATGGTTCTGGTTGCGTTATCGTATTCCCTAAACCAGATTCAACGCTGGCTGGTGGTAAAGTGGTTGGTACCGCTTACTCAAACATCCAGTTTGAATTTGACAGCTCGGTATTGCGCACTTCATCTTACCCTGTATTAGATGCTACATCTGCAGACTTACGTGCATCTGGTGCTAAAGTTGAGGTTGATGGCTTCGCTTCATCTGAAGGCACAGCTGCTCACAATCTTTCTTTATCAAAAGATCGTGCTAACTCGGTAAAAACTTACCTGGTTAACTCTGGTGTTGATGCCAAGAAGGTAAAAATTAAGGGTTATGGCGAAACCATGCCAATTGCTGATAATTCAACTGAAGAAGGACGTGTATTAAACCGTCGCGTTCAGTTCAAAAAGTAA
- a CDS encoding DUF4199 domain-containing protein, whose product MEVKKASPSAPAIKWALIGLVTSIIITYAIQFSNLDPNSAVKYIGLIPFFGFLLLAQKEYREQLGGFMTFGEGFLSGFLYSVFTGILSAIFLYLYYAILSPEMVEKMVASTQSQLEAKGMSQEQIDTALNITRKYFAVIGAVSTVFISAIMGVIGALIGAAIFKKERSPFDTPGYNDPEPLDSPV is encoded by the coding sequence ATGGAAGTAAAAAAAGCAAGTCCATCTGCCCCGGCAATAAAATGGGCACTAATTGGCCTGGTTACATCAATAATTATTACGTATGCTATTCAATTTTCAAATCTCGATCCCAACTCTGCCGTTAAGTACATAGGGCTGATTCCTTTCTTTGGTTTTTTATTATTAGCTCAAAAAGAATACAGAGAACAACTTGGCGGATTTATGACTTTTGGTGAGGGTTTTTTGTCGGGTTTTTTGTATTCCGTTTTTACAGGTATCCTATCGGCCATATTTCTTTATTTATATTATGCCATATTAAGCCCCGAAATGGTGGAAAAGATGGTAGCCTCCACACAATCTCAACTGGAGGCAAAAGGAATGTCGCAGGAACAAATTGATACCGCACTGAACATAACCCGTAAATACTTTGCGGTGATAGGTGCCGTTAGCACTGTTTTCATTTCGGCTATAATGGGAGTAATCGGAGCTCTTATTGGTGCAGCTATATTTAAAAAAGAGCGTTCTCCGTTTGATACTCCAGGATATAACGACCCGGAGCCGCTTGATTCACCCGTGTAA
- a CDS encoding DUF4199 domain-containing protein produces the protein MSEDINRRIKVQGLINGLILGGVLSVVSIIYFYFMILVAKTAVTVTVGSVLFSYVLPIGIAILFCMSLRKKIGGYWNVRQATTGIFIMFFASYLLVFIIKDNVFAKVIEPDMLQKTETAMITALNKLKAENPANAKDVDAKISDMKKALEGEKNITVGQQIQSLGISIIFLFVLALIFAAFFKNEQQQYSS, from the coding sequence ATGAGCGAAGACATAAACAGAAGAATAAAAGTACAAGGATTAATCAACGGGTTGATTTTGGGGGGGGTGTTGTCTGTTGTAAGTATCATTTATTTTTATTTTATGATACTGGTGGCAAAAACAGCTGTTACAGTGACCGTTGGCTCGGTGCTGTTTTCGTATGTATTGCCAATAGGGATAGCTATTTTGTTTTGCATGAGCCTCAGAAAAAAGATAGGAGGGTACTGGAATGTCCGGCAGGCAACAACCGGTATTTTTATCATGTTTTTTGCTTCGTACTTATTGGTGTTTATAATTAAAGACAATGTTTTTGCCAAAGTTATTGAGCCTGATATGCTGCAAAAAACTGAGACAGCAATGATTACCGCGTTAAATAAACTGAAAGCCGAAAATCCTGCAAATGCTAAGGATGTGGACGCTAAAATAAGCGACATGAAAAAAGCATTAGAGGGAGAAAAAAACATCACGGTTGGGCAGCAAATTCAATCATTAGGAATCAGTATTATATTCCTGTTTGTGTTAGCATTAATTTTCGCTGCATTTTTTAAAAATGAACAACAGCAATATAGTTCATGA
- a CDS encoding alpha-L-fucosidase, whose translation MINSITKTKLIQFLITALILSVTNVNAQSVSKKQLPLSELQQKFVDLRFGMFIHFNIPTYENADWPDPETPASEFNPKKLDCVQWAKAAKSANMSYGCLTTKHHSGFCIWDTKSTDYNVMNSPLKRDVVKEYVKAFRDEGLKVMLYYSILDTHHKLRPNMIQPRHIEMIKKQITELLTNYGPIEALIIDGWDAPWSRISYDDVPFQEIYQLVKSLQPNCLMMDLNGAKYPGDGLYYTDIKTYEMGAGQRLSKETNKMPALACLPIQANWFWKTDFPTTPIRDVNKFVNETLIPLNNASCNFILNVAPNTDGLMDDNALAGLKQIGQLWKNEGPVGKLGETGPPIVSHNLAKHAPANSSWSDDSEIMDFANDDDFSTVWQSNPRVKNPWYEVTLKPGQPFNTVVIFERKPNIKKYKLEYLDGATWKTIFEGENLSRVKVNRFAQVKGDKVRMSIETYDNAPSIAEFQVYNEPKL comes from the coding sequence ATGATTAACAGTATTACCAAAACAAAATTAATCCAGTTTTTAATAACCGCGCTAATTTTAAGCGTAACCAATGTAAACGCTCAAAGCGTTTCAAAAAAACAGTTGCCGCTTTCAGAATTACAGCAAAAATTTGTCGACCTGCGTTTCGGCATGTTCATTCACTTTAATATACCAACTTACGAGAACGCCGACTGGCCTGATCCTGAAACACCCGCATCGGAGTTTAACCCTAAAAAACTGGATTGTGTGCAATGGGCAAAGGCAGCAAAATCGGCCAATATGAGCTATGGTTGTTTAACTACCAAGCACCATAGTGGTTTTTGCATCTGGGATACCAAAAGCACCGATTACAATGTGATGAACAGTCCGTTGAAACGCGATGTGGTTAAAGAGTATGTTAAAGCTTTTCGGGATGAAGGCTTAAAGGTGATGCTGTACTACTCTATTTTAGATACACATCACAAACTGCGCCCTAATATGATCCAGCCAAGGCATATCGAGATGATCAAAAAGCAGATAACCGAGTTGCTTACCAACTACGGCCCGATAGAAGCTTTGATCATTGACGGCTGGGATGCACCATGGTCAAGGATATCTTATGACGATGTCCCTTTCCAGGAAATCTATCAGCTGGTAAAATCATTACAACCAAACTGCCTGATGATGGATTTGAACGGCGCCAAATACCCGGGAGATGGTTTGTATTACACCGATATTAAAACCTATGAAATGGGTGCCGGCCAGCGTTTATCAAAAGAAACCAATAAAATGCCGGCCTTGGCTTGCCTGCCAATACAGGCTAACTGGTTTTGGAAAACAGACTTCCCAACAACACCAATCCGCGATGTAAATAAATTTGTTAATGAAACCCTGATCCCGCTTAATAATGCCAGCTGTAACTTTATCCTGAACGTAGCGCCAAACACCGATGGTTTGATGGACGATAACGCGCTTGCCGGTTTAAAACAAATAGGGCAGCTATGGAAAAATGAAGGCCCGGTAGGCAAATTAGGCGAAACAGGCCCGCCGATAGTATCGCACAACCTGGCTAAACACGCGCCGGCCAACTCAAGCTGGAGCGATGACTCCGAGATTATGGATTTTGCCAACGATGATGATTTTAGCACCGTGTGGCAGTCGAACCCAAGGGTAAAAAATCCATGGTACGAGGTTACTTTAAAACCAGGCCAGCCTTTTAACACGGTGGTGATATTTGAACGCAAACCCAACATTAAAAAATACAAGCTGGAATACCTTGATGGTGCCACCTGGAAAACAATATTTGAAGGCGAGAACCTAAGCCGCGTTAAAGTAAACCGCTTTGCCCAGGTAAAAGGCGACAAAGTACGCATGTCTATCGAAACCTATGATAATGCGCCAAGTATAGCGGAATTCCAGGTTTATAATGAACCGAAATTGTAG
- a CDS encoding BatA domain-containing protein, which yields MHFIYPAFLFALLTLAIPVIIHLFNFRKFQKVNFSNVQFLKEIQEQQSSRRNLKERLILASRLLALFFLVLAFARPFIPGQNSAGAGRQNVVSVFVDNSYSMQTLNREGSLLDDARQKAKEIASAYNINDRFQLLTQDFEGKHQRLLSRDEFNDAVDQVKISPQSRKLQEIIGRQQSLLLARPGTTKAAYIISDLQKNMADKPLKADSSIAYSLIQLKAGNLSNVTVDSVWLLSAIHRPGESEKLVVRLHNYAGEKAEKIPLKVLINGEQKALGSYTVAARAVQNDTLSFMGLQAGWQQGEVQLQDNPITFDNKFYFSFNVAQQMPVLLIDAGIANPYLKAVFAADVFFKTRNVPEGNVDYGALSTYPLIVLSDIKAISTGLAQQLKTYVSKGGTLAIFPSANADLANYRLFLQGMNAAYPEKLITEANKVSGLNRQSPVFKNVFESFPQNPDLPVVKKYYQLSAAHGVADNLMTLTGGQTFWAGYNSGKGKVYIAAVPLDEEFSNLPRHALFVPVLFRIALLSGHDLPLFYTLGQDEALEIPPVQIAEKQLLKLSKGEQSIIPDVRQQEGSTLLYVSDQLHEPGIYTLKKQDSTLAALAFNDNRSESDMSYLDAAALKEIMPKSSALITGGNASLKGIVAETNLGTQLWKLCIILALIFLAAEIVLIRYFKPGVAVVKHPV from the coding sequence ATGCACTTCATCTATCCGGCTTTTTTATTTGCATTACTTACGTTAGCTATCCCGGTAATTATCCACCTGTTCAACTTTCGGAAGTTTCAGAAGGTTAATTTTAGCAATGTTCAGTTTTTAAAAGAGATACAGGAGCAACAATCGTCCCGCCGTAATTTAAAGGAGCGTTTGATTTTGGCTTCACGGTTATTGGCTTTGTTTTTTTTGGTGCTGGCTTTTGCAAGGCCTTTTATCCCCGGTCAAAATTCTGCGGGTGCGGGCAGGCAAAATGTAGTGAGTGTTTTTGTTGATAATTCATACTCCATGCAAACCCTTAACCGCGAGGGTTCATTATTGGACGATGCCAGGCAAAAAGCTAAAGAGATAGCGTCGGCATACAATATAAATGATCGTTTTCAATTGCTTACGCAGGATTTTGAGGGCAAGCATCAGCGCCTGCTTAGCCGCGATGAGTTTAATGACGCGGTAGACCAGGTAAAGATTAGCCCACAAAGCCGAAAATTGCAGGAAATTATTGGCAGGCAGCAAAGTTTACTGTTAGCCCGGCCCGGCACTACAAAAGCTGCCTATATTATATCTGATCTGCAAAAAAACATGGCTGATAAGCCGCTGAAAGCCGATAGTAGTATCGCTTACAGTCTCATCCAGCTTAAAGCCGGTAACCTCTCAAACGTAACTGTTGATTCTGTTTGGCTGCTCAGCGCCATCCATCGGCCCGGCGAAAGTGAGAAGCTGGTGGTGCGCCTGCACAATTACGCCGGAGAAAAGGCAGAGAAGATCCCTTTAAAAGTATTAATTAATGGCGAGCAAAAGGCACTGGGCAGCTATACCGTTGCTGCACGCGCTGTACAAAACGATACCTTGTCGTTTATGGGCCTGCAGGCAGGCTGGCAGCAGGGCGAAGTGCAATTACAGGATAACCCCATTACCTTTGATAATAAATTCTATTTCAGCTTTAACGTGGCACAACAGATGCCTGTTTTGCTGATTGATGCAGGCATAGCCAACCCATACCTGAAAGCCGTTTTTGCAGCCGATGTTTTTTTTAAAACCAGGAACGTGCCTGAGGGTAATGTTGATTATGGGGCTTTAAGCACTTATCCTTTAATTGTGCTAAGCGATATTAAAGCGATATCTACCGGATTGGCGCAGCAGCTGAAAACTTATGTTTCCAAAGGTGGTACGCTGGCGATTTTCCCCTCGGCCAATGCCGATCTGGCTAATTACCGGCTGTTCCTGCAGGGCATGAATGCCGCTTACCCCGAAAAGTTAATAACCGAAGCAAACAAGGTATCCGGCCTTAACCGCCAAAGCCCGGTATTCAAAAATGTATTTGAAAGTTTTCCTCAAAACCCCGATTTGCCGGTGGTAAAAAAATATTATCAGTTAAGTGCTGCCCATGGCGTTGCCGATAACCTGATGACGCTTACCGGCGGCCAAACTTTTTGGGCCGGCTATAACAGCGGCAAAGGCAAAGTTTACATAGCTGCTGTTCCCTTAGATGAAGAATTTAGCAATTTGCCCCGGCATGCGTTGTTTGTGCCGGTATTGTTCAGGATAGCTTTATTAAGCGGCCATGACCTGCCGCTTTTTTACACTTTAGGGCAGGATGAGGCTTTAGAGATTCCGCCGGTGCAAATCGCCGAAAAACAATTGCTTAAATTGAGCAAGGGGGAACAAAGTATTATACCAGATGTAAGGCAGCAGGAGGGTAGCACGTTGTTGTATGTATCCGATCAATTACATGAACCCGGCATTTATACTTTAAAAAAACAAGACAGCACCCTGGCGGCGCTGGCTTTTAACGATAACAGGAGCGAATCGGATATGAGTTACCTCGACGCCGCGGCTTTAAAAGAAATTATGCCAAAGTCAAGCGCCTTAATTACAGGAGGTAACGCCTCATTAAAAGGTATTGTTGCCGAAACAAATTTAGGTACACAATTATGGAAACTTTGTATAATTTTGGCATTGATTTTTCTGGCTGCCGAAATTGTGCTCATCAGGTATTTTAAACCGGGTGTCGCGGTAGTAAAACACCCGGTTTAA